Proteins encoded in a region of the Streptomyces sp. NBC_01471 genome:
- a CDS encoding DUF6350 family protein translates to MTDRRPSLAPVRSRSAVLADCVLRGGLAAALGLGSLTVLVMLLWISSPYPDSGPGGALHVTAALWLLAHGVELTRHDTASGVPAPLGMVPMLLVVLPVWLVQRAAREAFDPANGRPGPSVPGALCAVTGGYLLVAAAVAAYASGGALSVEPLSALWHLPLVAGAAAAVGVWRARVFPREPFSGWGRMRIPGGPRLSAGVRRAYAHPGVGTALRAGAAGVAVLTGGGALLVGGSLVWHGGAAQESFLRLTGALSGRFTVLLLAAALVPNAALWGASYALGPGFSLGAGSAVTPLMVTGNAALPYFPLLAALPGPGSGSPLNWAVAGVPLAAGVVLGWFVTRVRDVRDESRAGTVGVTALTALAAAVVCAAAVAVLAALSGGPLGTGRLTSFGPVWWRTSVAALAWTVGTGLPVALVRRWWALRSSRRVHRAGPAVDAAAARVEVPVPVEVPAPFGVPALAEPEAYDDGAEDGADSGNDHGVDGRAADGGVGDGARVGRWARLWAFSGRLLAKFPLTDAQDRGAQERESSSPPADSFVPVAASSSPGSPGSPGSPGGNDTGGEAGEAAEAGDAGGSAGTAASAAVLHPVEKEDVPAPATPAGDTVPGADADSKSGLPSRSAGSGAGAGSGPDPSPGAGADPDIWPPMPYADED, encoded by the coding sequence ATGACCGACCGCCGCCCGTCGCTCGCCCCCGTGCGGAGCCGATCCGCCGTGCTGGCCGACTGCGTGCTGCGAGGTGGGCTCGCGGCGGCGCTCGGACTCGGCTCGCTCACCGTGCTGGTGATGCTGCTGTGGATCAGCTCGCCCTATCCCGACAGCGGGCCGGGCGGCGCGCTGCATGTCACCGCCGCGCTGTGGCTGCTGGCCCACGGCGTGGAGCTGACCAGGCACGACACCGCGTCCGGCGTTCCTGCCCCACTGGGCATGGTGCCGATGCTGCTGGTCGTCCTGCCCGTCTGGCTGGTCCAGCGGGCCGCGCGGGAGGCGTTCGACCCCGCGAACGGCCGTCCGGGGCCGTCGGTGCCGGGTGCTCTCTGTGCGGTGACCGGTGGTTATCTGCTGGTGGCCGCCGCTGTCGCCGCGTACGCGTCGGGCGGGGCGCTGTCCGTCGAACCGCTGAGCGCGCTGTGGCATCTGCCGCTCGTCGCCGGTGCCGCGGCGGCGGTGGGAGTGTGGCGGGCGCGCGTCTTCCCGCGCGAGCCGTTCAGCGGCTGGGGGCGCATGCGGATTCCCGGCGGCCCGCGGCTTTCCGCCGGCGTACGGCGTGCCTACGCCCACCCCGGGGTGGGCACCGCGCTGAGGGCCGGTGCTGCCGGAGTCGCCGTGCTGACCGGTGGGGGTGCGCTGCTGGTCGGCGGTTCGCTGGTGTGGCACGGGGGCGCCGCGCAAGAGTCGTTTCTGCGGCTGACCGGCGCCTTGTCGGGGCGGTTCACGGTCCTGCTGCTGGCTGCCGCGCTCGTGCCGAACGCGGCGCTGTGGGGGGCTTCGTACGCGCTGGGTCCCGGTTTCAGCCTCGGTGCCGGTTCGGCGGTGACACCGCTCATGGTGACCGGCAACGCCGCGCTTCCCTACTTCCCGCTGCTGGCCGCTCTGCCGGGTCCCGGGAGTGGTTCGCCGCTGAACTGGGCCGTCGCGGGTGTGCCGCTGGCCGCGGGCGTTGTGCTCGGCTGGTTCGTGACGCGGGTACGGGACGTACGGGACGAGAGCCGTGCCGGGACTGTCGGCGTCACCGCGCTCACGGCGCTGGCGGCGGCTGTCGTCTGTGCGGCGGCGGTGGCCGTTCTGGCTGCTCTGTCCGGCGGTCCGCTCGGTACCGGAAGGCTGACGTCCTTCGGCCCGGTGTGGTGGCGGACCAGCGTGGCTGCCCTCGCCTGGACTGTGGGAACGGGACTTCCGGTGGCACTGGTGCGGCGCTGGTGGGCGCTGCGGAGCAGCAGGCGTGTTCACCGGGCCGGGCCCGCTGTGGACGCCGCAGCCGCACGCGTGGAGGTGCCGGTCCCGGTGGAGGTGCCTGCTCCGTTCGGAGTCCCGGCCCTGGCGGAACCGGAGGCGTACGACGACGGGGCGGAAGACGGGGCGGACAGCGGGAACGACCACGGAGTAGACGGGAGAGCAGCGGACGGGGGAGTGGGCGACGGAGCACGGGTGGGGCGGTGGGCCCGGCTGTGGGCGTTTTCCGGGAGGCTGCTGGCGAAGTTCCCTCTCACGGATGCGCAGGACAGGGGTGCTCAGGAGCGGGAGTCGTCCTCGCCGCCTGCCGATTCCTTCGTACCTGTCGCGGCTTCCTCCTCCCCGGGCTCCCCGGGCTCCCCGGGCTCCCCGGGCGGGAACGACACAGGGGGAGAAGCCGGAGAGGCAGCCGAGGCCGGGGACGCCGGGGGGAGCGCTGGGACCGCTGCGAGTGCCGCTGTCCTCCACCCCGTGGAGAAGGAGGACGTTCCGGCCCCTGCCACGCCCGCCGGGGATACCGTGCCGGGCGCGGACGCCGACAGCAAGAGCGGTCTTCCGTCGCGATCAGCCGGGTCGGGGGCCGGGGCAGGGTCCGGCCCCGATCCGTCCCCCGGTGCCGGCGCCGACCCGGACATCTGGCCGCCGATGCCCTACGCGGACGAGGACTGA